A genomic segment from Ptychodera flava strain L36383 chromosome 19, AS_Pfla_20210202, whole genome shotgun sequence encodes:
- the LOC139119409 gene encoding anosmin-1-like isoform X3 → MADCQYLVFAVFLVFPACYAQFSMDEAILQARCKSRCLTLHSHRLQGVSHPSCEKDVKCASCLRPCQSMYKNLSTCMSKCESLDEDECFSSCESVKTMHKNKPGECPHPDSARDFAAACVEECTEDVGCDGDFKCCSNGCGHTCQEPEQPIPGRPALPASHPMVINRENQQSFIVTWHKSPSGNSSDIIVYSLEMRGNIGEHASHSEMWDWETVAQTTDDVVTVRNIKPGRWYEFRVAAVNENGTSGFTSASVPITLDKDPEPPGMPRNITQGKSEVSGGRVHTYVMWEDPKHSDLPIDRFRVYYSQRLSQVSSVYVQLQEHRKNVPGNQHHIKLENLHSDTQYFVQVQAFSMWGKKRLRSVRSDKTITTPTIAQADEAPVHKPWATNGQIKFNSPGPLEGVTVEMPYWHHDDLKARVHWGQPMSGGKTNRFMIYWGTNTCIGSQLPAVHDATSHHQAKSRRRMKGATSCDKFFDIYGLEFNCKYEVKIQPAGANGALGPESVVHFFTPNCSTVRVKGRQKPNCSTPEPNILPKPKGVSYIFVVAENVPNVTGQFHWQAPDVPSSVQISGYKVSWAEKMPTPAGLQGYEGFPVIDRRTENSRYLPDDAFSFSVRNLRAGTQYVFQVQAYGTTGNGEVAMKEFKTPAVQQPPFPGESRPRNPTFVTSSIVNSNVDGTDIELETITVPHPQKGKKKVTSRQQSGLSAAESLRTSMWTFVMLVACIIALS, encoded by the exons TGTCTGAGGCCGTGCCAGAGTATGTATAAAAATCTTTCAACGTGTATGTCTAAGTGTGAG AGTTTGGATGAAGATGAGTGTTTTTCAAGTTGTGAGTCTGTTAAAACAATGCACAAAAATAAACCCGGAGAGTGTCCTCACCCGGACTCTGCCAGGGACTTTGCAGCAGCGTGTGTGGAAGAGTGCACTGAAGATGTTGGGTGTGATGGTGATTTCAAGTGTTGTTCCAATGGTTGTGGCCATACTTGTCAAGAACCAGAACAACCCATTCCAG GTCGTCCAGCTTTACCAGCAAGCCATCCCATGGTGATTAACCGAGAGAACCAACAGTCTTTCATCGTCACGTGGCATAAATCTCCGTCTGGCAACTCCAGTGATATCATAGTTTACTCCCTGGAAATGAGGGGTAACATCGGAGAACATGCCAGCCATAGTGAGATGTGGGACTGGGAAACTGTCGCACAG ACGACAGATGATGTTGTGACGGTTAGAAATATCAAGCCAGGAAGATGGTATGAATTCCGTGTGGCAGCTGTGAATGAAAATGGTACAAGTGGCTTTACTTCAGCGAGTGTGCCAATTACATTAGACAAAG ATCCAGAACCGCCTGGTATGCCACGGAACATCACACAGGGTAAATCGGAAGTTTCTGGAGGGCGGGTACACACCTACGTGATGTGGGAAGACCCTAAACACAGTGACCTGCCAATCGACAGGTTTAGGGTCTATTACAGTCAGAGGCTAAGCCAGGTGTCCTCTGTCTATGTGCAGTTACAGGAACACAGGAAAAATGTCCCTGGC AACCAGCATCACATCAAGTTGGAAAACCTGCACTCAGACACCCAGTATTTCGTACAAGTACAGGCGTTTTCCATGTGGGGGAAGAAGAGACTTCGGAGTGTCAGGTCTGACAAAACCATCACAACTCCAACTATTGCCCAAGCAG ATGAAGCGCCAGTTCATAAGCCGTGGGCAACTAACGGTCAAATCAAGTTCAACTCACCTGGTCCTCTTGAGGGTGTCACAGTGGAGATGCCATATTGGCACCATGATGACCTCAAGGCCAGAGTTCACTGGGGTCAACCAATGA GTGGTGGAAAGACCAACCGTTTCATGATTTACTGGGGAACAAATACCTGTATAGGATCTCAGTTACCTGCAGTGCACGATGCAACATCACAC CACCAAGCAAAATCTCGTCGGCGGATGAAAGGGGCAACCAGCTGT GACAAGTTTTTTGATATCTACGGACTGGAGTTCAATTGTAAGTACGAGGTAAAGATCCAGCCAGCTGGAGCTAATGGTGCATTAGGACCAGAAAGTGTGGTTCATTTCTTTACACCTAACTGTTCAACAGTCCGCGTAAAGGGAAGACAAAAGCCAAACTGCTCTACACCAG AGCCAAACATCCTGCCAAAGCCAAAGGGAGTGTCTTACATCTTTGTGGTTGCTGAAAATGTACCCAACGTGACAGGGCAGTTCCACTGGCAGGCCCCTGATGTGCCATCAAGTGTCCAAATATCAGGGTACAAAGTCTCATGGGCGGAGAAAATGCCCACACCAGCCGGACTTCAGGGATATGAAGGATTTCCAGTCATTGACCGGCGGACTGAAAACAGTCGATATCTTCCAGAC GATGCCTTTTCATTCAGTGTACGGAATTTGAGAGCAGGCACACAGtatgtttttcaagttcaagcGTATGGTACCACCGGGAATGGAGAGGTAGCAATGAAAGAGTTCAAGACGCCGGCCGTACAGCAGCCTCCATTTCCAG GTGAATCAAGGCCAAGGAATCCAACTTTTGTGACTTCAAGTATTGTGAACAGCAACGTAGATGGGACAGACATTGAACTTGAAACGATTACCGTGCCACACCCACAAAAGGGGAAAAAGAAAGTTACAAGCCGGCAGCAGAGTGGCTTGTCTGCTGCTGAGTCATTAAGGACATCTATGTGGACGTTTGTCATGCTTGTGGCATGTATCATTGCATTGTCATGA
- the LOC139119409 gene encoding anosmin-1-like isoform X4 — protein sequence MADCQYLVFAVFLVFPACYAQFSMDEAILQARCKSRCLTLHSHRLQGVSHPSCEKDVKCASCLRPCQSMYKNLSTCMSKCESLDEDECFSSCESVKTMHKNKPGECPHPDSARDFAAACVEECTEDVGCDGDFKCCSNGCGHTCQEPEQPIPGRPALPASHPMVINRENQQSFIVTWHKSPSGNSSDIIVYSLEMRGNIGEHASHSEMWDWETVAQTTDDVVTVRNIKPGRWYEFRVAAVNENGTSGFTSASVPITLDKDPEPPGMPRNITQGKSEVSGGRVHTYVMWEDPKHSDLPIDRFRVYYSQRLSQVSSVYVQLQEHRKNVPGNQHHIKLENLHSDTQYFVQVQAFSMWGKKRLRSVRSDKTITTPTIAQADEAPVHKPWATNGQIKFNSPGPLEGVTVEMPYWHHDDLKARVHWGQPMSGGKTNRFMIYWGTNTCIGSQLPAVHDATSHDKFFDIYGLEFNCKYEVKIQPAGANGALGPESVVHFFTPNCSTVRVKGRQKPNCSTPEPNILPKPKGVSYIFVVAENVPNVTGQFHWQAPDVPSSVQISGYKVSWAEKMPTPAGLQGYEGFPVIDRRTENSRYLPDDAFSFSVRNLRAGTQYVFQVQAYGTTGNGEVAMKEFKTPAVQQPPFPGESRPRNPTFVTSSIVNSNVDGTDIELETITVPHPQKGKKKVTSRQQSGLSAAESLRTSMWTFVMLVACIIALS from the exons TGTCTGAGGCCGTGCCAGAGTATGTATAAAAATCTTTCAACGTGTATGTCTAAGTGTGAG AGTTTGGATGAAGATGAGTGTTTTTCAAGTTGTGAGTCTGTTAAAACAATGCACAAAAATAAACCCGGAGAGTGTCCTCACCCGGACTCTGCCAGGGACTTTGCAGCAGCGTGTGTGGAAGAGTGCACTGAAGATGTTGGGTGTGATGGTGATTTCAAGTGTTGTTCCAATGGTTGTGGCCATACTTGTCAAGAACCAGAACAACCCATTCCAG GTCGTCCAGCTTTACCAGCAAGCCATCCCATGGTGATTAACCGAGAGAACCAACAGTCTTTCATCGTCACGTGGCATAAATCTCCGTCTGGCAACTCCAGTGATATCATAGTTTACTCCCTGGAAATGAGGGGTAACATCGGAGAACATGCCAGCCATAGTGAGATGTGGGACTGGGAAACTGTCGCACAG ACGACAGATGATGTTGTGACGGTTAGAAATATCAAGCCAGGAAGATGGTATGAATTCCGTGTGGCAGCTGTGAATGAAAATGGTACAAGTGGCTTTACTTCAGCGAGTGTGCCAATTACATTAGACAAAG ATCCAGAACCGCCTGGTATGCCACGGAACATCACACAGGGTAAATCGGAAGTTTCTGGAGGGCGGGTACACACCTACGTGATGTGGGAAGACCCTAAACACAGTGACCTGCCAATCGACAGGTTTAGGGTCTATTACAGTCAGAGGCTAAGCCAGGTGTCCTCTGTCTATGTGCAGTTACAGGAACACAGGAAAAATGTCCCTGGC AACCAGCATCACATCAAGTTGGAAAACCTGCACTCAGACACCCAGTATTTCGTACAAGTACAGGCGTTTTCCATGTGGGGGAAGAAGAGACTTCGGAGTGTCAGGTCTGACAAAACCATCACAACTCCAACTATTGCCCAAGCAG ATGAAGCGCCAGTTCATAAGCCGTGGGCAACTAACGGTCAAATCAAGTTCAACTCACCTGGTCCTCTTGAGGGTGTCACAGTGGAGATGCCATATTGGCACCATGATGACCTCAAGGCCAGAGTTCACTGGGGTCAACCAATGA GTGGTGGAAAGACCAACCGTTTCATGATTTACTGGGGAACAAATACCTGTATAGGATCTCAGTTACCTGCAGTGCACGATGCAACATCACAC GACAAGTTTTTTGATATCTACGGACTGGAGTTCAATTGTAAGTACGAGGTAAAGATCCAGCCAGCTGGAGCTAATGGTGCATTAGGACCAGAAAGTGTGGTTCATTTCTTTACACCTAACTGTTCAACAGTCCGCGTAAAGGGAAGACAAAAGCCAAACTGCTCTACACCAG AGCCAAACATCCTGCCAAAGCCAAAGGGAGTGTCTTACATCTTTGTGGTTGCTGAAAATGTACCCAACGTGACAGGGCAGTTCCACTGGCAGGCCCCTGATGTGCCATCAAGTGTCCAAATATCAGGGTACAAAGTCTCATGGGCGGAGAAAATGCCCACACCAGCCGGACTTCAGGGATATGAAGGATTTCCAGTCATTGACCGGCGGACTGAAAACAGTCGATATCTTCCAGAC GATGCCTTTTCATTCAGTGTACGGAATTTGAGAGCAGGCACACAGtatgtttttcaagttcaagcGTATGGTACCACCGGGAATGGAGAGGTAGCAATGAAAGAGTTCAAGACGCCGGCCGTACAGCAGCCTCCATTTCCAG GTGAATCAAGGCCAAGGAATCCAACTTTTGTGACTTCAAGTATTGTGAACAGCAACGTAGATGGGACAGACATTGAACTTGAAACGATTACCGTGCCACACCCACAAAAGGGGAAAAAGAAAGTTACAAGCCGGCAGCAGAGTGGCTTGTCTGCTGCTGAGTCATTAAGGACATCTATGTGGACGTTTGTCATGCTTGTGGCATGTATCATTGCATTGTCATGA
- the LOC139119409 gene encoding anosmin-1-like isoform X2 translates to MADCQYLVFAVFLVFPACYAQFSMDEAILQARCKSRCLTLHSHRLQGVSHPSCEKDVKCASCLRPCQSMYKNLSTCMSKCESLDEDECFSSCESVKTMHKNKPGECPHPDSARDFAAACVEECTEDVGCDGDFKCCSNGCGHTCQEPEQPIPGRPALPASHPMVINRENQQSFIVTWHKSPSGNSSDIIVYSLEMRGNIGEHASHSEMWDWETVAQTTDDVVTVRNIKPGRWYEFRVAAVNENGTSGFTSASVPITLDKDPEPPGMPRNITQGKSEVSGGRVHTYVMWEDPKHSDLPIDRFRVYYSQRLSQVSSVYVQLQEHRKNVPGNQHHIKLENLHSDTQYFVQVQAFSMWGKKRLRSVRSDKTITTPTIAQAGRKLIICGSGTNCRIILSTDEAPVHKPWATNGQIKFNSPGPLEGVTVEMPYWHHDDLKARVHWGQPMSGGKTNRFMIYWGTNTCIGSQLPAVHDATSHDKFFDIYGLEFNCKYEVKIQPAGANGALGPESVVHFFTPNCSTVRVKGRQKPNCSTPEPNILPKPKGVSYIFVVAENVPNVTGQFHWQAPDVPSSVQISGYKVSWAEKMPTPAGLQGYEGFPVIDRRTENSRYLPDDAFSFSVRNLRAGTQYVFQVQAYGTTGNGEVAMKEFKTPAVQQPPFPGESRPRNPTFVTSSIVNSNVDGTDIELETITVPHPQKGKKKVTSRQQSGLSAAESLRTSMWTFVMLVACIIALS, encoded by the exons TGTCTGAGGCCGTGCCAGAGTATGTATAAAAATCTTTCAACGTGTATGTCTAAGTGTGAG AGTTTGGATGAAGATGAGTGTTTTTCAAGTTGTGAGTCTGTTAAAACAATGCACAAAAATAAACCCGGAGAGTGTCCTCACCCGGACTCTGCCAGGGACTTTGCAGCAGCGTGTGTGGAAGAGTGCACTGAAGATGTTGGGTGTGATGGTGATTTCAAGTGTTGTTCCAATGGTTGTGGCCATACTTGTCAAGAACCAGAACAACCCATTCCAG GTCGTCCAGCTTTACCAGCAAGCCATCCCATGGTGATTAACCGAGAGAACCAACAGTCTTTCATCGTCACGTGGCATAAATCTCCGTCTGGCAACTCCAGTGATATCATAGTTTACTCCCTGGAAATGAGGGGTAACATCGGAGAACATGCCAGCCATAGTGAGATGTGGGACTGGGAAACTGTCGCACAG ACGACAGATGATGTTGTGACGGTTAGAAATATCAAGCCAGGAAGATGGTATGAATTCCGTGTGGCAGCTGTGAATGAAAATGGTACAAGTGGCTTTACTTCAGCGAGTGTGCCAATTACATTAGACAAAG ATCCAGAACCGCCTGGTATGCCACGGAACATCACACAGGGTAAATCGGAAGTTTCTGGAGGGCGGGTACACACCTACGTGATGTGGGAAGACCCTAAACACAGTGACCTGCCAATCGACAGGTTTAGGGTCTATTACAGTCAGAGGCTAAGCCAGGTGTCCTCTGTCTATGTGCAGTTACAGGAACACAGGAAAAATGTCCCTGGC AACCAGCATCACATCAAGTTGGAAAACCTGCACTCAGACACCCAGTATTTCGTACAAGTACAGGCGTTTTCCATGTGGGGGAAGAAGAGACTTCGGAGTGTCAGGTCTGACAAAACCATCACAACTCCAACTATTGCCCAAGCAGGTAGGAAACTTATCATTTGTGGATCTGGAACTAACTGTCGTATCATACTGAGTACAG ATGAAGCGCCAGTTCATAAGCCGTGGGCAACTAACGGTCAAATCAAGTTCAACTCACCTGGTCCTCTTGAGGGTGTCACAGTGGAGATGCCATATTGGCACCATGATGACCTCAAGGCCAGAGTTCACTGGGGTCAACCAATGA GTGGTGGAAAGACCAACCGTTTCATGATTTACTGGGGAACAAATACCTGTATAGGATCTCAGTTACCTGCAGTGCACGATGCAACATCACAC GACAAGTTTTTTGATATCTACGGACTGGAGTTCAATTGTAAGTACGAGGTAAAGATCCAGCCAGCTGGAGCTAATGGTGCATTAGGACCAGAAAGTGTGGTTCATTTCTTTACACCTAACTGTTCAACAGTCCGCGTAAAGGGAAGACAAAAGCCAAACTGCTCTACACCAG AGCCAAACATCCTGCCAAAGCCAAAGGGAGTGTCTTACATCTTTGTGGTTGCTGAAAATGTACCCAACGTGACAGGGCAGTTCCACTGGCAGGCCCCTGATGTGCCATCAAGTGTCCAAATATCAGGGTACAAAGTCTCATGGGCGGAGAAAATGCCCACACCAGCCGGACTTCAGGGATATGAAGGATTTCCAGTCATTGACCGGCGGACTGAAAACAGTCGATATCTTCCAGAC GATGCCTTTTCATTCAGTGTACGGAATTTGAGAGCAGGCACACAGtatgtttttcaagttcaagcGTATGGTACCACCGGGAATGGAGAGGTAGCAATGAAAGAGTTCAAGACGCCGGCCGTACAGCAGCCTCCATTTCCAG GTGAATCAAGGCCAAGGAATCCAACTTTTGTGACTTCAAGTATTGTGAACAGCAACGTAGATGGGACAGACATTGAACTTGAAACGATTACCGTGCCACACCCACAAAAGGGGAAAAAGAAAGTTACAAGCCGGCAGCAGAGTGGCTTGTCTGCTGCTGAGTCATTAAGGACATCTATGTGGACGTTTGTCATGCTTGTGGCATGTATCATTGCATTGTCATGA
- the LOC139119409 gene encoding anosmin-1-like isoform X1 — protein MADCQYLVFAVFLVFPACYAQFSMDEAILQARCKSRCLTLHSHRLQGVSHPSCEKDVKCASCLRPCQSMYKNLSTCMSKCESLDEDECFSSCESVKTMHKNKPGECPHPDSARDFAAACVEECTEDVGCDGDFKCCSNGCGHTCQEPEQPIPGRPALPASHPMVINRENQQSFIVTWHKSPSGNSSDIIVYSLEMRGNIGEHASHSEMWDWETVAQTTDDVVTVRNIKPGRWYEFRVAAVNENGTSGFTSASVPITLDKDPEPPGMPRNITQGKSEVSGGRVHTYVMWEDPKHSDLPIDRFRVYYSQRLSQVSSVYVQLQEHRKNVPGNQHHIKLENLHSDTQYFVQVQAFSMWGKKRLRSVRSDKTITTPTIAQAGRKLIICGSGTNCRIILSTDEAPVHKPWATNGQIKFNSPGPLEGVTVEMPYWHHDDLKARVHWGQPMSGGKTNRFMIYWGTNTCIGSQLPAVHDATSHHQAKSRRRMKGATSCDKFFDIYGLEFNCKYEVKIQPAGANGALGPESVVHFFTPNCSTVRVKGRQKPNCSTPEPNILPKPKGVSYIFVVAENVPNVTGQFHWQAPDVPSSVQISGYKVSWAEKMPTPAGLQGYEGFPVIDRRTENSRYLPDDAFSFSVRNLRAGTQYVFQVQAYGTTGNGEVAMKEFKTPAVQQPPFPGESRPRNPTFVTSSIVNSNVDGTDIELETITVPHPQKGKKKVTSRQQSGLSAAESLRTSMWTFVMLVACIIALS, from the exons TGTCTGAGGCCGTGCCAGAGTATGTATAAAAATCTTTCAACGTGTATGTCTAAGTGTGAG AGTTTGGATGAAGATGAGTGTTTTTCAAGTTGTGAGTCTGTTAAAACAATGCACAAAAATAAACCCGGAGAGTGTCCTCACCCGGACTCTGCCAGGGACTTTGCAGCAGCGTGTGTGGAAGAGTGCACTGAAGATGTTGGGTGTGATGGTGATTTCAAGTGTTGTTCCAATGGTTGTGGCCATACTTGTCAAGAACCAGAACAACCCATTCCAG GTCGTCCAGCTTTACCAGCAAGCCATCCCATGGTGATTAACCGAGAGAACCAACAGTCTTTCATCGTCACGTGGCATAAATCTCCGTCTGGCAACTCCAGTGATATCATAGTTTACTCCCTGGAAATGAGGGGTAACATCGGAGAACATGCCAGCCATAGTGAGATGTGGGACTGGGAAACTGTCGCACAG ACGACAGATGATGTTGTGACGGTTAGAAATATCAAGCCAGGAAGATGGTATGAATTCCGTGTGGCAGCTGTGAATGAAAATGGTACAAGTGGCTTTACTTCAGCGAGTGTGCCAATTACATTAGACAAAG ATCCAGAACCGCCTGGTATGCCACGGAACATCACACAGGGTAAATCGGAAGTTTCTGGAGGGCGGGTACACACCTACGTGATGTGGGAAGACCCTAAACACAGTGACCTGCCAATCGACAGGTTTAGGGTCTATTACAGTCAGAGGCTAAGCCAGGTGTCCTCTGTCTATGTGCAGTTACAGGAACACAGGAAAAATGTCCCTGGC AACCAGCATCACATCAAGTTGGAAAACCTGCACTCAGACACCCAGTATTTCGTACAAGTACAGGCGTTTTCCATGTGGGGGAAGAAGAGACTTCGGAGTGTCAGGTCTGACAAAACCATCACAACTCCAACTATTGCCCAAGCAGGTAGGAAACTTATCATTTGTGGATCTGGAACTAACTGTCGTATCATACTGAGTACAG ATGAAGCGCCAGTTCATAAGCCGTGGGCAACTAACGGTCAAATCAAGTTCAACTCACCTGGTCCTCTTGAGGGTGTCACAGTGGAGATGCCATATTGGCACCATGATGACCTCAAGGCCAGAGTTCACTGGGGTCAACCAATGA GTGGTGGAAAGACCAACCGTTTCATGATTTACTGGGGAACAAATACCTGTATAGGATCTCAGTTACCTGCAGTGCACGATGCAACATCACAC CACCAAGCAAAATCTCGTCGGCGGATGAAAGGGGCAACCAGCTGT GACAAGTTTTTTGATATCTACGGACTGGAGTTCAATTGTAAGTACGAGGTAAAGATCCAGCCAGCTGGAGCTAATGGTGCATTAGGACCAGAAAGTGTGGTTCATTTCTTTACACCTAACTGTTCAACAGTCCGCGTAAAGGGAAGACAAAAGCCAAACTGCTCTACACCAG AGCCAAACATCCTGCCAAAGCCAAAGGGAGTGTCTTACATCTTTGTGGTTGCTGAAAATGTACCCAACGTGACAGGGCAGTTCCACTGGCAGGCCCCTGATGTGCCATCAAGTGTCCAAATATCAGGGTACAAAGTCTCATGGGCGGAGAAAATGCCCACACCAGCCGGACTTCAGGGATATGAAGGATTTCCAGTCATTGACCGGCGGACTGAAAACAGTCGATATCTTCCAGAC GATGCCTTTTCATTCAGTGTACGGAATTTGAGAGCAGGCACACAGtatgtttttcaagttcaagcGTATGGTACCACCGGGAATGGAGAGGTAGCAATGAAAGAGTTCAAGACGCCGGCCGTACAGCAGCCTCCATTTCCAG GTGAATCAAGGCCAAGGAATCCAACTTTTGTGACTTCAAGTATTGTGAACAGCAACGTAGATGGGACAGACATTGAACTTGAAACGATTACCGTGCCACACCCACAAAAGGGGAAAAAGAAAGTTACAAGCCGGCAGCAGAGTGGCTTGTCTGCTGCTGAGTCATTAAGGACATCTATGTGGACGTTTGTCATGCTTGTGGCATGTATCATTGCATTGTCATGA